In Kineococcus sp. NBC_00420, a single genomic region encodes these proteins:
- a CDS encoding RNA polymerase sigma factor, with product MRADDVASRRARSDRPARSFAGTAAGWGTGGVTDDAGYQTLFEQHFHPTVRLARLLGADDPEDIAQEAFVRLHRHHHRLHESNSALAYLRRTTANLTTSRLRHLRVVHRTPGDATRVHASAEDSALAAERVDHLLAAVQRLPRRQRHALILRYWMDLPVAEVAEALQIPVGTAKSDISRAQRTLATRLEDLA from the coding sequence GTGAGAGCCGACGACGTCGCCAGCAGGCGCGCCCGCAGCGACAGGCCCGCAAGGTCGTTCGCTGGCACGGCAGCGGGTTGGGGCACCGGTGGTGTCACCGACGACGCCGGCTACCAGACGCTGTTCGAGCAGCACTTCCACCCCACTGTCCGCCTCGCCCGCCTCCTCGGCGCCGACGACCCCGAAGACATCGCCCAGGAAGCCTTCGTGCGCCTACACCGCCACCACCACCGCCTGCACGAGTCGAACTCGGCCCTGGCCTACCTGCGCCGCACCACCGCAAACCTGACCACCTCCCGCCTGCGTCACCTGCGGGTGGTGCACCGCACCCCCGGTGACGCCACCCGCGTCCATGCCTCCGCTGAGGACAGCGCCCTGGCCGCTGAACGCGTCGACCACCTCCTCGCCGCCGTGCAGCGCCTGCCGCGCCGCCAACGCCACGCGCTGATCCTGCGGTACTGGATGGACCTGCCCGTCGCCGAAGTCGCTGAGGCCCTGCAGATACCGGTGGGGACGGCGAAGTCCGACATCTCCCGCGCTCAGCGCACTTTGGCGACCCGCCTGGAGGACCTGGCATGA
- a CDS encoding ISL3 family transposase: MRGARIWVELLGLQQAVVEDVELDEDAGVLVVSVRVPKRAANRCGRCRRPCRRFDAGRGVRRWRALDVGSVRAFVQAAAPRVQCRRHGVVVAAVPWARHDAGHTLAFDEQVAWLAVHTSRSAVAQLMRVAWRTVGVIVERVTAGALTGADRFAGLARIGIDEISYKRGHKYLTVVVDHDTGRLVWAAPGRDKETLRGFFDALGPERSASITHVSADGANWIATVVAQRCANAVRCADPFHVVQWASKALDEERRGSWNRARGAVGRDRSLGRAPAATGGARSLKGARWALWRNPEDLSENQAAQLGWIARTDPRLHRAYLLKEGLRMVFRIARQDGPGAASQALDRWIGWARRCRIPAFVALSRNIIRHRPAIEATFEHGLSNGLVESMNTKIRVLTRVAFGFHSSAPLVGLAMLALGGFCPPLPGRGGR, encoded by the coding sequence GTGCGCGGAGCCAGGATATGGGTTGAGCTGCTCGGACTGCAGCAGGCCGTCGTCGAAGACGTCGAGCTCGACGAGGACGCCGGGGTGCTCGTCGTGTCGGTGCGGGTGCCTAAGCGCGCCGCTAACCGGTGCGGGCGGTGTCGGCGGCCGTGCCGCCGCTTCGATGCCGGGCGCGGAGTCCGGCGGTGGCGGGCGCTGGACGTGGGCAGTGTGCGCGCGTTCGTCCAAGCGGCAGCGCCGCGGGTCCAGTGCCGAAGGCATGGAGTGGTGGTGGCTGCCGTGCCGTGGGCTCGTCACGACGCCGGTCACACTCTCGCCTTTGACGAGCAGGTCGCGTGGCTGGCGGTTCACACGTCCCGATCAGCTGTGGCGCAGTTGATGCGGGTGGCGTGGCGGACGGTTGGGGTGATCGTCGAGCGGGTCACGGCGGGCGCATTGACAGGGGCGGACCGGTTCGCGGGGCTGGCGCGGATCGGCATCGATGAGATCTCCTACAAACGCGGCCACAAGTACCTGACCGTCGTGGTGGATCACGACACCGGGCGGTTGGTGTGGGCCGCGCCGGGTCGGGACAAGGAGACGCTGCGGGGGTTCTTCGACGCACTCGGTCCCGAGCGGTCGGCGTCGATCACGCACGTCTCCGCCGACGGTGCGAACTGGATCGCGACGGTTGTGGCGCAGCGGTGTGCGAACGCGGTGCGCTGTGCTGATCCGTTCCATGTCGTGCAGTGGGCGAGCAAGGCGTTGGACGAGGAGCGTCGGGGTTCGTGGAACCGGGCTCGAGGCGCGGTTGGTCGTGACCGATCGCTGGGTAGAGCGCCGGCGGCGACCGGGGGTGCGCGGTCGTTGAAGGGGGCGCGGTGGGCGTTGTGGAGGAACCCTGAAGACTTGAGCGAGAACCAGGCGGCGCAGTTGGGATGGATCGCGCGGACGGATCCGCGCCTGCATCGGGCGTACCTGTTGAAGGAGGGTCTGCGGATGGTTTTCCGGATCGCCCGTCAGGACGGTCCGGGCGCGGCGAGCCAGGCGTTGGATCGGTGGATCGGGTGGGCCCGGCGGTGTCGGATCCCGGCGTTTGTGGCTCTCTCGCGCAACATCATCAGGCACCGGCCGGCGATCGAGGCGACGTTCGAGCATGGCCTCTCGAATGGGTTGGTGGAGTCGATGAACACGAAGATCCGGGTCCTGACGCGGGTGGCGTTCGGGTTCCACTCTTCGGCACCGTTGGTGGGGTTGGCGATGCTGGCGTTGGGTGGGTTCTGCCCGCCGCTACCGGGGCGGGGAGGCCGGTGA
- a CDS encoding IS3 family transposase, giving the protein MCQESRKSTRALGETLREHGYARAAEAVINPAIDDLASHLAGRLGGVRRACALLGRARASHYRTRRSPRLGPARRRPRPASALSAVEEQQVVDLVTCERFVDKSVAQIWAMLLDEGTYLCSQSTIHRLLRRNGLAGDRRAQATHSAKVKPELVAAGVGQVWTWDITKLRGPARGVYYELYVVIDIYSRFVVAWRVETREDAGLAQDMLEQAMGRHQIPDVVHADRGTSMTSKPVAQLLVDLGVTRSHSRPQVSNDNPYSEAQFKTLKYAPAFPDRFRTLEHAREFCEQFFKHYNYVHRHSGIGLHTPASVHYGTARQIQAARQITLDAAYAAHPERFGARHPKPPALPSAAWINEPSREAQIQSA; this is encoded by the coding sequence ATGTGTCAGGAGAGCCGGAAAAGCACACGAGCTCTTGGAGAAACTCTCCGAGAGCACGGGTACGCCCGAGCCGCCGAAGCGGTGATCAACCCCGCCATCGACGACCTCGCCAGCCATCTCGCGGGCCGTCTCGGTGGAGTGCGACGCGCATGCGCACTGCTGGGTCGGGCCCGCGCCTCGCACTACCGAACCCGCCGATCACCGCGCCTGGGACCGGCCCGGCGACGTCCCCGACCGGCCAGTGCGCTGAGCGCGGTCGAGGAGCAGCAGGTAGTTGATTTGGTGACTTGCGAGCGATTCGTGGATAAGTCCGTCGCGCAGATTTGGGCGATGCTGCTGGACGAGGGCACCTACCTGTGCTCGCAATCCACGATTCATCGCCTGCTGCGGCGCAATGGGTTGGCCGGTGACCGCCGCGCCCAGGCCACGCATTCAGCGAAGGTAAAACCCGAACTGGTCGCCGCCGGTGTTGGGCAGGTCTGGACCTGGGACATCACCAAACTCCGCGGCCCGGCCCGGGGCGTCTACTACGAGTTGTACGTCGTCATCGACATCTACTCACGCTTCGTCGTCGCCTGGCGGGTGGAGACTCGAGAAGACGCAGGTCTGGCCCAGGACATGCTCGAGCAGGCCATGGGGCGCCACCAGATTCCCGACGTCGTCCACGCTGACCGGGGCACGTCGATGACTTCCAAGCCCGTCGCTCAGTTGTTGGTCGATCTGGGTGTCACGCGGTCGCATTCGCGGCCGCAGGTGTCGAACGACAATCCGTACAGCGAGGCGCAGTTCAAGACGTTGAAGTACGCCCCGGCCTTCCCAGACCGATTCAGGACGCTCGAGCACGCGCGGGAGTTCTGCGAACAGTTCTTCAAGCACTACAACTACGTCCACCGCCACTCCGGGATCGGCCTGCACACCCCGGCCTCGGTGCACTACGGGACCGCCAGGCAGATCCAAGCCGCCCGCCAGATCACCCTGGACGCGGCCTACGCCGCGCACCCTGAACGGTTCGGCGCCCGCCACCCGAAACCGCCGGCCTTGCCAAGTGCGGCGTGGATCAACGAACCCAGCCGAGAGGCTCAGATACAGAGCGCGTAG
- a CDS encoding RHS repeat-associated core domain-containing protein translates to MTSQAQAAVATPTNVVAASHSMGLAVNLTWTADPAARSYLVHRGSTAAFTPSSATVLRRVSQPRFVDDAATAGKTLFYRIVAVDAAGLSSAPSNVASVSSPDGMAAHRSKAATWLSGQQEQSQGFRMTFDANYQGSNYVGPISGHIADIDQLPRTLTKNPWISFTQNYPASYTGPVNGRWANVTSPERYEVRVYAHPEGDIEYRQGTQGFALNADGTWSSGAVSVNLGAKIARVVLRGAVEPAWPQRVAYVAASDSNLPAESLDAVEVQVFYRTDIDYLQDTVALSPDGTWITRFPRPTNGAFVIARLVKKSTKRTISSTEWAADTSYQGLVRSFTIPFDDPAYGYEGDATQRTGYRLEQRSWMYDDAVAVLAFLSNDQPERARAVLANLSQVQQPDGSLPFSADVYRGQIYEVYVRTGALAWVATAALAYEQRTGDPAFRYLAQRTADYLLTLQVSDPADPKYGAIRGGWGRYDENYDFIEGYVGFAGTEHNIDSYFVLRDIGYTTGEQRYLDAAERVKQALLTKFWNPTEKRFNQGIDDPAKALDAGSWGGLFLSAIGREDMARDSLAFSEQFRVEDATIEKCSQAECYNQTYSSAGPIDGYRPYLETTGNYAGAPATVWAEGTWGQLLLRLRLGQDITADLQSMQRLQDADPRGGYLQVTRGAASLPYEFHAWPAVGGTGWAAMVMSDPSFFWMPDKWVDERPAGVGPTGPVGPTEPGETTGGNPAQNCTQSCAADPINTATGEFFLGATDLSVIGRGLPLSAARTYSTNRAAQDGRFGYGWNDNLNIGLRINTNATNATNTANPANPGAGTAATLASASLVDVIQETGAVLTFARDGRGGFIAPRRTLASLTRNSDGTYTFIRRQQTTMKFSAEGRLISITDPHANTITPSYDTAGVLQKVTAASGRTFTFTYTGTRITKVSDAAGRGVSYAYSSAGDLTSVTAADGAITSYAYDSAHRLTSMTSPAGLVTTNTYDSSGRVTQQTQTVSATQTRATTFAYSTAGGTGTGGTGTAGGTGGAVSDGSTTITDANGIKTVETYTDAMLSAKTVAAGTAVEATWRYTYTAALNLATVTDPLGRITSSADDVNGNVIRRSDPSGKTTSYTYDALANLTSSTDAAGKTTTLTYDATSNPLTSTDPTGAVTTNTYNPDGTLATSTEALGAKTTFAYTGAGDLAQVSAPTGAVTAYAYDGAGRMTGTTSPTGRVSTTTLDAAGRPVKVTAADGGITSYTYNGDGYLTSRTDALGRVDTITYSLTGEVLTATDALGKVATYGYDAAGRNTTIKDANASTTTLTYDGAGQVTSTKDPLNRITTFSYDQAGQRTTVTLPSMAATTTSYNPDGTVASVSDPLKRVTTYAYDAVGRPAATTDALKRTSSVNYDALGRTVATVAADGTRQSWTYDKVGNQLSFIDAAGRTSAYTYDNGNRRISATVPGAGKTTYAWTLEDELATVTTAAGTGATNSYDTLGRVTKIDYTATTPDVTYAYDKAGQRTGMVDGSGTTSYTYDKTGNIVTTAAPAGTTTYTYDALGQQTSIAYPDLRKATYTYDAAGQMTKVSIPTGAAAGSTAPTGTAAVASLAYTADGQIASLTNAKTGAFRSYDAAGLLTGITVSPVATSTAGVITATGTALATYGYTYDGAAQLAAQTTSGGVDTSRSYGFNARGQLEKLTNTATGTGTPASTATPSGVYAYDPVGNVTATPAGDTLQYSATGLLTVRVPRAGPQTSYTYSTVGNRTAAATAATSTTAASTSSYVYDAADRLTTATLPAAKVGYTYNGDGLRVARARTATGSTTTATEKYVWDTTGGLPLMLADATVDYVYGPTASPIAEINRSSGAITWLHTDLTGSVTTLTNAAGTVTGRAAYGPYGARETSTGTLSRFGYAGEYTDLDTGFVYLRARDYDPLTAAFLTRDPLENLTGDVYGYASGNPLQNSDPLGLFSLGQAYNSLLLSGPADQLEMVFTTGWTGTATTAVIGFGDGASGGLSNLIRDAISPGASCYVDSGSFAYAGGNIAGQIAAAVVTDGAGSVVKTGASTGARAGARAGARGGEDVAASSETGNLAGCVLRNSFTPDTLVLMGDGTRKPIGDIEIGDIVTATDPTIGETSSREVTAVHVNNDAEFTDLTITQPDGTQAVVHTTQHHQFYNATTRTWTDASQLLVGQQLRTDTGATVTLAATRSFIGAEVMDNLTVEGVHTFYVYAGNTPILVHNTNCGGADFIASASGVVVPTSASRLGSGLQRAVDAGTPGFSSYPTKSLGAGYRLPDGSSIRIMDPQKNGAGLRASFENGNGGRVSPFTGTTPNPPRGTPRGAATRQYVNERTHIELMQ, encoded by the coding sequence AGAATTACCCCGCGAGTTACACCGGCCCCGTCAACGGTCGCTGGGCCAACGTCACCTCCCCGGAGCGCTACGAAGTCCGGGTCTACGCCCACCCCGAGGGCGACATCGAATACCGCCAAGGCACTCAGGGCTTCGCGCTGAACGCGGACGGAACGTGGTCCAGTGGGGCTGTCTCGGTCAACCTGGGAGCCAAGATCGCCCGGGTGGTCCTTCGCGGTGCGGTGGAACCCGCGTGGCCGCAGCGAGTGGCCTACGTGGCGGCCAGCGACTCCAACCTTCCTGCTGAGTCGTTGGACGCCGTCGAGGTCCAGGTGTTCTACCGCACCGACATCGACTACCTGCAGGACACCGTCGCGCTCAGCCCCGACGGCACCTGGATCACCCGCTTCCCCCGCCCCACCAACGGCGCCTTCGTCATCGCCCGACTGGTCAAGAAGTCGACGAAACGGACCATCAGCTCCACCGAGTGGGCCGCGGACACCAGCTACCAGGGTCTGGTCCGCTCCTTCACCATCCCCTTCGACGACCCCGCCTACGGCTACGAAGGGGATGCCACCCAGCGCACCGGCTACCGTCTGGAGCAGCGCAGCTGGATGTATGACGACGCCGTCGCTGTACTGGCGTTCCTGTCCAACGACCAGCCGGAGCGGGCCCGGGCGGTCCTGGCGAACCTGTCGCAGGTGCAGCAGCCCGATGGGTCTCTTCCCTTCTCCGCTGATGTCTATCGCGGCCAGATCTATGAGGTGTACGTCCGCACCGGAGCCCTCGCCTGGGTCGCCACCGCCGCTTTGGCCTACGAGCAGCGCACCGGGGACCCAGCCTTTCGCTACCTCGCCCAGCGCACCGCGGACTACCTCCTCACCCTGCAGGTCAGCGACCCTGCCGACCCGAAGTACGGAGCCATCCGCGGCGGCTGGGGTCGCTACGACGAGAACTACGACTTCATCGAGGGCTACGTCGGCTTCGCCGGTACCGAGCACAACATCGACTCCTACTTCGTACTGCGCGACATCGGCTACACCACGGGCGAGCAGCGCTACCTCGATGCTGCCGAACGGGTCAAGCAGGCGTTGCTCACCAAGTTCTGGAACCCCACCGAGAAGCGCTTCAACCAGGGCATCGACGACCCGGCCAAGGCGCTGGACGCCGGCAGCTGGGGTGGGCTGTTCCTGAGCGCCATCGGTCGCGAGGACATGGCCCGTGATTCCCTCGCCTTCAGTGAGCAGTTCCGCGTGGAGGACGCCACGATCGAGAAGTGCTCGCAGGCGGAGTGCTACAACCAGACCTACTCCAGTGCCGGGCCCATCGACGGCTACCGGCCCTATCTGGAAACCACCGGGAACTACGCCGGTGCGCCCGCCACCGTCTGGGCCGAAGGGACCTGGGGTCAGCTGCTGCTGCGGCTGCGACTGGGGCAGGACATCACGGCGGACTTGCAGTCCATGCAGCGTCTGCAGGACGCCGATCCTCGCGGTGGATACCTACAGGTGACCCGCGGCGCGGCGTCCCTGCCGTACGAGTTCCACGCCTGGCCGGCGGTCGGCGGTACCGGGTGGGCTGCGATGGTCATGAGCGACCCGAGCTTCTTCTGGATGCCGGACAAGTGGGTGGATGAGCGACCCGCAGGCGTCGGCCCGACCGGCCCAGTCGGCCCCACCGAGCCGGGGGAGACCACCGGCGGCAACCCCGCCCAGAACTGCACCCAGTCCTGTGCGGCGGACCCGATCAACACCGCCACCGGTGAGTTCTTCCTCGGCGCGACCGACCTGAGCGTGATCGGGCGCGGCCTGCCGTTGAGCGCGGCCCGGACGTATTCCACCAACCGTGCCGCCCAGGACGGGCGTTTCGGCTATGGCTGGAACGACAACCTCAACATCGGCCTGCGGATCAACACCAACGCCACCAACGCTACCAACACTGCCAACCCGGCCAACCCTGGAGCAGGAACCGCTGCCACCCTGGCCAGCGCCTCACTGGTCGACGTCATCCAGGAGACCGGCGCGGTGCTCACCTTCGCCCGCGACGGCCGCGGCGGGTTCATCGCTCCTCGACGCACCCTGGCCAGCCTGACCCGCAACAGCGACGGCACCTACACCTTCATCCGCCGTCAGCAGACCACGATGAAGTTCAGCGCTGAGGGCCGGTTGATCTCGATCACCGACCCCCACGCCAACACCATCACCCCCAGCTACGACACCGCCGGGGTCCTGCAGAAGGTCACCGCGGCCTCGGGGCGCACCTTCACCTTCACCTACACCGGCACCCGGATCACCAAGGTCAGCGACGCCGCCGGTCGCGGTGTCTCCTACGCCTACAGCAGCGCCGGGGACCTGACCTCGGTCACCGCTGCTGACGGCGCGATCACCAGCTACGCCTACGACAGCGCCCACCGGTTGACGTCCATGACCAGCCCGGCCGGGTTGGTGACGACCAATACCTATGACAGTTCCGGGCGGGTCACCCAGCAGACCCAGACGGTTTCGGCCACCCAGACCCGGGCCACGACGTTCGCCTACAGCACCGCTGGCGGAACGGGTACTGGCGGAACGGGTACTGCTGGCGGAACGGGCGGGGCTGTCAGCGATGGAAGCACCACGATCACCGACGCCAACGGCATCAAGACGGTGGAGACCTACACCGACGCCATGTTGAGCGCCAAGACCGTGGCGGCAGGCACCGCGGTGGAAGCCACCTGGCGCTACACCTACACCGCGGCGTTGAACCTCGCCACGGTTACCGACCCGCTGGGACGCATCACTTCCAGCGCTGATGACGTCAACGGCAACGTCATCCGCCGCAGCGACCCGTCGGGGAAGACCACCAGCTACACCTACGACGCCCTGGCCAATCTGACCTCCAGTACCGACGCCGCCGGCAAGACCACCACGTTGACCTACGACGCCACCAGCAACCCGCTGACCAGCACCGACCCCACCGGGGCGGTCACCACCAACACCTACAACCCTGATGGGACCCTGGCCACCAGTACCGAAGCTCTGGGTGCGAAAACCACCTTCGCCTACACCGGCGCCGGGGACCTGGCCCAGGTCAGCGCACCCACCGGCGCCGTCACCGCCTACGCCTACGACGGCGCCGGCCGGATGACCGGCACGACTAGCCCCACCGGCCGCGTCAGCACCACCACTTTGGATGCTGCCGGCCGGCCGGTGAAGGTCACCGCCGCCGACGGCGGCATCACCAGCTACACCTACAACGGCGACGGGTACCTCACCTCCCGCACCGACGCCCTGGGCCGGGTCGACACCATCACCTACTCCCTGACCGGGGAAGTACTCACCGCGACCGACGCCCTGGGCAAGGTCGCCACCTACGGCTACGACGCCGCCGGGCGCAACACCACGATCAAGGACGCCAACGCCTCGACGACTACCCTGACCTACGACGGCGCCGGGCAGGTCACCAGCACCAAGGACCCCCTGAACCGGATCACCACCTTCAGCTACGACCAGGCCGGGCAGCGCACCACCGTCACGTTGCCGTCCATGGCGGCCACCACGACCAGCTACAACCCTGATGGAACCGTGGCCAGCGTGAGCGACCCGCTCAAGCGGGTCACCACCTACGCCTACGACGCGGTGGGGCGGCCCGCGGCCACCACCGACGCGCTGAAGCGGACCTCCAGCGTGAACTACGACGCGCTGGGACGGACGGTGGCGACCGTGGCCGCTGACGGCACCCGCCAGTCCTGGACCTACGACAAGGTCGGCAACCAGCTCAGCTTCATCGACGCCGCCGGCCGCACCAGCGCCTACACCTACGACAACGGCAACCGCCGCATCAGCGCGACCGTCCCCGGGGCCGGTAAGACCACCTACGCCTGGACCCTCGAGGACGAACTGGCCACCGTCACTACTGCCGCCGGGACCGGAGCCACCAACAGCTACGACACTCTGGGGCGCGTCACCAAGATCGATTACACGGCTACCACACCGGATGTCACCTACGCCTACGACAAAGCTGGTCAGCGCACCGGCATGGTCGATGGCAGCGGCACGACCAGCTACACCTACGACAAGACCGGCAACATCGTGACCACCGCCGCACCGGCCGGCACCACCACCTACACCTACGACGCGCTCGGCCAGCAGACCTCCATCGCCTACCCCGACCTGCGCAAGGCCACCTACACCTACGACGCCGCCGGGCAGATGACCAAGGTGTCCATCCCCACCGGGGCCGCCGCGGGCAGCACCGCCCCCACCGGTACGGCCGCGGTCGCTTCGCTCGCCTATACCGCCGACGGGCAGATCGCGTCGCTGACCAACGCCAAGACCGGCGCCTTCCGCAGCTACGACGCGGCCGGTCTGCTCACCGGCATCACGGTCTCCCCGGTCGCCACCTCCACCGCCGGGGTGATCACCGCGACCGGCACGGCGTTGGCGACGTACGGCTACACCTACGACGGCGCCGCCCAGCTCGCCGCCCAGACCACCTCGGGTGGGGTGGACACTTCCCGCTCCTACGGGTTCAACGCCCGCGGGCAGTTGGAGAAGCTCACCAACACCGCCACCGGCACGGGAACCCCCGCCAGCACCGCTACCCCTAGCGGGGTGTACGCCTACGACCCGGTCGGCAACGTCACCGCCACCCCGGCCGGGGACACCCTGCAGTACTCCGCTACCGGTCTGCTGACCGTCCGCGTTCCCCGCGCCGGGCCGCAGACCAGCTACACCTACTCCACCGTCGGCAACCGCACTGCGGCCGCCACCGCAGCCACCTCCACCACGGCGGCCTCGACCAGCAGCTACGTCTACGACGCCGCCGACCGCCTCACCACCGCCACTCTTCCTGCGGCGAAGGTCGGCTACACCTACAACGGCGACGGCCTGCGCGTCGCTCGTGCCCGCACCGCTACTGGCTCCACCACCACAGCCACCGAGAAGTACGTCTGGGACACCACCGGCGGGCTCCCGCTCATGCTCGCCGACGCCACCGTGGACTACGTCTACGGCCCCACCGCCAGCCCTATCGCGGAGATCAACCGCTCCAGCGGCGCGATCACCTGGCTGCACACCGACCTCACCGGCTCTGTCACCACCCTCACCAACGCCGCCGGCACCGTCACCGGCCGCGCCGCCTATGGCCCCTACGGCGCCCGTGAGACCAGCACCGGGACACTGTCGCGGTTCGGGTACGCCGGGGAGTACACCGACCTTGACACCGGCTTCGTTTACCTCCGGGCCCGCGACTACGACCCGCTCACCGCGGCGTTCCTCACCCGCGACCCGCTGGAGAACCTCACCGGCGACGTCTACGGCTACGCCTCCGGCAATCCCCTGCAGAACAGCGACCCCCTGGGCCTGTTCAGCCTCGGTCAGGCCTACAACAGCCTGCTGCTTTCCGGCCCCGCCGATCAGCTCGAGATGGTGTTCACCACCGGCTGGACCGGAACGGCGACCACCGCCGTCATTGGCTTCGGTGACGGCGCTTCCGGGGGGTTGAGCAATCTCATCCGCGATGCGATCTCACCCGGCGCCTCCTGCTACGTCGACTCCGGCTCCTTCGCCTACGCCGGCGGCAACATCGCCGGGCAGATCGCCGCGGCCGTCGTCACCGACGGTGCTGGCAGCGTGGTGAAGACCGGAGCTAGTACCGGTGCTCGAGCTGGTGCCCGGGCGGGAGCGCGGGGCGGGGAGGACGTTGCAGCCAGCAGTGAGACGGGGAACCTGGCGGGCTGTGTTCTGCGTAATAGTTTCACTCCCGACACCCTCGTCTTGATGGGTGATGGGACCCGCAAGCCCATCGGTGACATCGAAATCGGTGACATCGTCACCGCCACCGACCCCACCATCGGGGAGACCTCGTCTCGTGAGGTGACCGCGGTCCACGTCAACAACGACGCGGAGTTCACCGACCTCACCATCACGCAACCTGACGGCACCCAAGCGGTGGTGCACACCACGCAGCACCACCAGTTCTACAACGCCACCACGCGCACCTGGACGGACGCCTCCCAGTTGCTGGTCGGGCAGCAGTTGCGCACCGACACCGGCGCCACCGTCACCTTGGCCGCGACCCGCTCTTTCATCGGCGCCGAGGTCATGGACAACCTCACCGTCGAAGGCGTCCACACCTTCTACGTCTACGCCGGCAACACCCCCATCCTCGTGCACAACACCAACTGTGGCGGCGCCGACTTCATCGCCAGCGCTAGCGGAGTAGTCGTGCCGACCAGCGCATCCCGGCTGGGAAGTGGTCTGCAGAGGGCAGTGGATGCTGGAACGCCAGGGTTCAGCTCGTATCCAACTAAGTCTCTGGGCGCCGGGTACCGGCTGCCTGACGGCAGTAGCATCCGCATCATGGATCCGCAGAAAAATGGCGCGGGACTGCGCGCCTCTTTCGAAAATGGCAACGGCGGAAGAGTGAGTCCCTTTACCGGAACGACGCCCAATCCGCCCAGGGGGACACCTAGGGGGGCGGCAACTCGTCAATACGTCAACGAGCGCACTCACATCGAATTGATGCAGTAA